CGGCACCCTCGATACGTCGAAATCGTTCTCGGCTCACTCGCCTACGCGCTGTTCGCGAACTACCTCGGCGCCTACATCATGGCGTTCCTGACGATTCCGGGCCTACACGCGATCGTACTGCTGGAAGAGCGAGAATTAGTCGAGCGCTTCGGGCAGGAATATCGGGACTACGCGCTGCGAGTGCCGCGCTACATCCCCGGGCGAAAAGCGTCCTAACCCACCGTACCCGTCGGCGACCCACTCAACGGCAGACCCTTCGTCCACCCACACGAACATGCCATTTCGGTCTACGAGCTTACGAATGCTCTCCGCGCGGAGTGTGAACGCCTCCCCGAGATCCTGCCCGAACCCCTCTCCCCACGGAATCAGCGTTTCGACGTCCCCTTGGGTCGCCATCTTCGCGCGACCACGCACGCCTTCGACGGGAATGACTCGGTCCAACTGGTAGACACCCTGTTCCGTGTCACGCCGTCTGTCGTTGTTCCCCACGTCCGCTAGGTAAAAACACCACTCAGGACTCGACGAGTTCGGTCGGCATCAAGCCGAGATCCGTCGTGTCCGTCGCGGCAAACGGAGCCTGGACTTCGAAGTGCGCCGACGAGCTCCGCTGTTGGAGGATTCCGTCGGCCATCGCCAAGACAAGTAACACCAGGACGGGAGCCGCGATTCCCGCCACGACCGTCAGCGTCCATTTCACGAGGACCTTACAAGAGCGCCGTCCGGTCAGTCCTTCGGACCGTCCGAGGCCTGGCCAGCCAAAACGTCCGTCATGATTTCGAGCGCCCGTAGAACGTCAGCCCGGCCGACATCGCGGTGGGCGATCGCCCTCATGCCGTGATCGCCGTTCGGGAGCATATGCAGCCCAGCTCCATGGCAGGCATCTGCGAACTCGCCAGCGGGCATCGCATTCACCTCGAATCGAATGATGTTCGACTCGACGCTCGCCACCTCGACGCCTACCCCCTCCATCTCATTCAGGCCCTCCGCCAACAGTCGGGCGTGCTCCACGTCTGCCGGGAGCCCCGAGCGGTGGTGCTCGAGTGCATGGAGAGCCCCGGCAGCGATGATCCCCGCCTGCCTGAAGCCACCACCCAGCATTTGTTTGAACCTCCTAGCCCGAGCGATGGTTTCTTTCGTCCCCACCAAAGCCGATCCCACGGGAGCCCCGAGTCCTTTGCTGAAGCAGACGTTCACCGTGTCGAACGGTGCCGCGTACTCCCGTTCCGAGACGCCTGTCGCGGCGGTGGCATGCCAGAGCCTGGCTCCGTCTAGGTGAGTCGCGAGTCCGTGTCGCTTCGCAGCGGCACACACTCCTTGAAGTTGCTCAAGCGGCCAAACCGCTCCGCCCCCACCATTGTTCGTGTTCTCGGCGACAAGCAACGTGGGCGGAGTATTGAGCGTTGTGGGGTTGAACCGATGCCCAGGCTCCATCGCACCTTCAACGTCATCCACTGTGAAGATCCCTCGTACCCCCGTTAGGTGGCCCATGGTCACGCCGCTGACCACAGCCCCTGCTCCGCCCTCAGCTCGGATGATGTGAGCGAGCCGGTCGATGAGAACCAAGTCACCCGGCTGTGTGTGCGCCTTGATCGCGATTTGATTGGACATGCTGCCCGTCGGGACGAAGACAGCGTCTTCCTTCCCCAAGACATCTGCCACACGGGCTTCAAGTTCATTGACTGTGGGGTCGTCCCCGTACACATCGTCACCGACGTCGGCTGCTGCCATCGTGGCCCGCATGGCACCCGTCGGCTTCGTAACTGTGTCGCTGCGCAGATCGATCATAAGCACTAGATACTCGGGCCAAATGTCGTGTAAGGAGTGCAGCTTCCTGCGATCCCACGAAGGCCGCAAGGGCGGACGCTTGACTGTGGCCACTCGGCATCCCACATCGTGGGGACACACAGAACCGGAGACCCCGTTGATCCGTAGACACCTAAGCCTCGCAATGACCGTGGTCCTGAGCTTCTCTGCTATCGCGTGCGGCGGAGAGAGAGAGGACGTGCCCCGACAACCGGCGAATCCGCTACTCAGGCCCGCCCGACTTATCGAGACAGCGCCTGCGGACTTTAACGTCCGCTTCGAGACCAGCGGGGGAGAGTTCGTCGTTGCAGTCCATAGGGACTGGGCACCATTGGGAGTCGACCGTTTCTACAACCTGGTCTCAAACGGGTTCTACGACGACGTGCGCATCTACCGGTCCATCGAGAACTTCATGGCCCAGTTCGGTCTGAACGGGGACCCGTATGTAAACCAGGCCTGGAAGGACACCTACATCGTCGACGACCCGGTCAGGCAGTCGAACACCCGGGGACGCATGACCTTCGCGAAGGGCGGGCTGCACACACGCACGACGGAGCTCTTCGTGAACTTCCGAGACAACTCGAACTTGGACGGCAGCGGGTTCGCACCGTTTGGCGAGGTGATTGAGGGCATGGATGCCGTAGACGCCATCTATACCGGGTACGGCGAAGGACCTCCCCGGGGCGACGGTCCATACGCGGCCATGGCTCAAGCGCGCGGGAATGAGTATCTCGACGCCGAATTCCCAGAACTCACCCAGATCATCCGAGCAACGATCGAGACGGAGAACACGACCGGGAACTAAGCTCTTCTGCCTATCCAGCCCGTGATGGCGGGTCGAGCTGTGTGAAACAGGGATGCACCGCGTCGCGCTCGAGCAGGATGCGCTCTACGTCCACAACAAACGGAAGTACGTCGCCAAGGTCGGCGGCAACCTCCTTGGCGTCGAACGTCGGGAGCGTCGACGGGCCGGCGCTGGTCGTGGACTGATCCAAGACCCGCACTGCGGCACGGGTGAGCGTGGCCAGGTCAGCACCTGGAAAGCCGTCCACGAGCACTTGGACGGCTTTCTCGACGTCGGCCGCCCTACCGCTGCGCACGGTGCCGCCCCCGAAAATTCCGATGAGTGTGCCGATCACCGCGACTGCTGCCACACCCAATCCAATGAGACCGATCGTGCTCGGAGCCACCGTGGTGAAACGAACCGAAACCGGCATGAATACGAGCACGATGATCGCGATAATGGCCACCACACACCCCACCGACGTGGGATCCGAAGGCGGTGGCTCGTCCCTGAACGCCACGAGGGCATCAAAGACTGCTTCGGATTCGGGGCGGGTGGATGAGTCCATGGGTTCTCCGAGCACGTTCAACCCGCCCTCTGCGTCAGCCGCCGGCAGCGATCGCCGAACCCACCTGTGCCCGCGTCACGAGTGCGTTGAAGAGCAATTTGAACGTCCCGTGCGTCTGGGCCCTGTGCTGAGCGCGGAACCCGATCATGAGCACACTGCCCTGGCCGTGTTTCAGCGAGATCACCGCCGCCTTGTTGGCGATCTCCTCTTCACCCAGAAGCCATCCGCTCTGGAGGATGTTGCGATCGACGAAGGTCGCAATGCGTTTCACGTCGGCGCTGCGAGCGCCACCACGCGTCTCATACACCTGACTTCCGGCGAGGAAGGTCGCGAGTGCGTCCTCCGGCATCCCAAAGCCGTACGCGTCAGTGTTGTCCACCTTCACCTTGAGCGTTGAGCCGGGCGACCAGAATTCGTTGCCGGACATTCCGCGAACCGCATTGGTCACAGGCACGTCCTCGAACTCGTCGAGCACGAGATCACCCGCTTGGGCAAACGTGACCAACTGGCCCCCATTCTGTACGAACGCTTCCAAAGCGTCTACGCCTTCCTGACCGAAGCCACTCCGATACTCGGGAGGTGTTGCGGCCGGATTGGCTCCGCGACCACCACCGCCCGCCGTCGGACCCATCATCATGGTCTTACTGTCGGCAGGGAGAATGATGACGTCGTACTTCTCGTGCAGGTCGCCCTCTAGGATGTCGTCGTCGAACATGCTCGTGTAGTCGAAGCCGAAGTTCTCGAGCATCAGCCGTGTCCAGCCTTCATCCATGTTCCCGCCGTAGAAGCGCTGGTACATGCCGACGCGCTGCTCCTGAACGACATGGCTCACCGCCGAGGCATCGGAGTTGAGAGCCATGAAGTCGACACCCGTCTCGTTCGCGATTGCACGGGCTGTCGCCTCAGACGTACCCGGACCGACGATGAAGTCGCCGGCCTTCACGCCGTTGCCGTCCTCACTCGCCCGTCGGACGGACGCTCCCGCTTCAAAAAGCATGTTCACGGCCTTGAACGCATCGTTCAGCTGGCCGTCGATCACATACCCTGCCGAGCCCGCCGAGACCGCGCCCTGCGGCGTGATCTCTCCGGAAACCACACTCAGGCGCGCCTCAATGGCCGATCCGACCGGATCCACGCGAACGCCCATGAACTCGGCAATCACATCCGCCGACATGTCGTACGGGCGGATCGGATTCCCTTCTGCTGTCCGCGTATAGGTGTTGTCAGGGTAGTACGTCTGCCCGAGCAACCAACGGATCAAGCCCCGCTTCGGCTGCGCCATGGACACGACGTAACTGCCCTCGCCGTACACACGACCCTCGTGCTGGAACTCAGCTGGGGCGCGCTCAACGGTGATGCCCTGACCCAAAAGCTTGTTCACCATCTTGGTCATGGTGAGCGGATCGTGCTGGTCCGCGGGGATCACATAGGCCTTTGTGTCGCCTTCGAGCCCGCGCTGCGTCTGGCGACTCGCCTTTAGGTACGCATTGCGGAGCACCGTCTCGCGGTTCTTCGCTGCGATCTCCAGCGGCGCAAACGTGGCGTTGATCTGGCGCACGACGATATCCCGCACATGCCACCAGCCACCCGGCCATGGGTTGGGGAACGTCGTCTGTGCTTCGTACTCAGGGAGCTGCCTGGAGCCGCTCAACTGGTCCGGATGCACATACAGTGGCGTCGCGAGACGCGCACTGGCCGACTCGGTAAGCATGCCCGCGATGTTATGGAACGGCGTGATCCAGTGGAAGCCGAAGTGGCCCCAACCGGAATAAATGGCCGCACCGATGGCTCCTTGCAGATTCGCTTCGTCCTGCTTGAGCGCCATATGCGCGCCGTACCACGTCATCTCACGCCAAACGAGCGGATCACCGTCTGGACGGATCGGCTCCGCGTAGGGCGGCAGGTAAATGCGCGCCGTGTTGGGGCCCATCTGATGGTGATCGATGTACGCTTGGGGAATCCACTCCTGGAACATCAACTCGGCAACGTACTGTGACTCGACCGTGTTCTGCATGAACGCGTCACGGTTGTTGTCGTGGCCGATGTAGTGGTGATAGAGCTCCGGTGGGTTCGCACCTTCGTATTCCGTCCCGACCCACTGATTGTACCAATCGGTGACAATGATATTCCCGTCGGGGTTCATCCCCGGGACGATGATCGAGACCGTGTTTTCAAGAATCTCCTGGATCCCGTCGTCCGTGCGGGTAGCGAAGTCGTACATGATTTCCGCAGCCGACTGACTCGCCGCGACTTCCGTGGAGTGCAGAGCATAGGACTGCACGAAGACGACCTTACTGTTCTCTACCGCGTTGTCGACCTCAGCCATTGAATGCCCACGCGGATCCTGGAGGATCGCATTCATTCGCTTGATCTCGTCCAGCTTCGCCAAATTCTCGGGAGTCGAAAC
The sequence above is a segment of the Longimicrobiales bacterium genome. Coding sequences within it:
- a CDS encoding peptidylprolyl isomerase gives rise to the protein MIRRHLSLAMTVVLSFSAIACGGEREDVPRQPANPLLRPARLIETAPADFNVRFETSGGEFVVAVHRDWAPLGVDRFYNLVSNGFYDDVRIYRSIENFMAQFGLNGDPYVNQAWKDTYIVDDPVRQSNTRGRMTFAKGGLHTRTTELFVNFRDNSNLDGSGFAPFGEVIEGMDAVDAIYTGYGEGPPRGDGPYAAMAQARGNEYLDAEFPELTQIIRATIETENTTGN
- a CDS encoding M14 family zinc carboxypeptidase, which gives rise to MKMHHSMSRLSAVLLALAIVLPTLASAQQIPSPEAFFGHEMGADRKLARWDKLVEYYELIGNASDRVDVRTVGESTLGNPFLMIFVSTPENLAKLDEIKRMNAILQDPRGHSMAEVDNAVENSKVVFVQSYALHSTEVAASQSAAEIMYDFATRTDDGIQEILENTVSIIVPGMNPDGNIIVTDWYNQWVGTEYEGANPPELYHHYIGHDNNRDAFMQNTVESQYVAELMFQEWIPQAYIDHHQMGPNTARIYLPPYAEPIRPDGDPLVWREMTWYGAHMALKQDEANLQGAIGAAIYSGWGHFGFHWITPFHNIAGMLTESASARLATPLYVHPDQLSGSRQLPEYEAQTTFPNPWPGGWWHVRDIVVRQINATFAPLEIAAKNRETVLRNAYLKASRQTQRGLEGDTKAYVIPADQHDPLTMTKMVNKLLGQGITVERAPAEFQHEGRVYGEGSYVVSMAQPKRGLIRWLLGQTYYPDNTYTRTAEGNPIRPYDMSADVIAEFMGVRVDPVGSAIEARLSVVSGEITPQGAVSAGSAGYVIDGQLNDAFKAVNMLFEAGASVRRASEDGNGVKAGDFIVGPGTSEATARAIANETGVDFMALNSDASAVSHVVQEQRVGMYQRFYGGNMDEGWTRLMLENFGFDYTSMFDDDILEGDLHEKYDVIILPADSKTMMMGPTAGGGGRGANPAATPPEYRSGFGQEGVDALEAFVQNGGQLVTFAQAGDLVLDEFEDVPVTNAVRGMSGNEFWSPGSTLKVKVDNTDAYGFGMPEDALATFLAGSQVYETRGGARSADVKRIATFVDRNILQSGWLLGEEEIANKAAVISLKHGQGSVLMIGFRAQHRAQTHGTFKLLFNALVTRAQVGSAIAAGG
- a CDS encoding GntG family PLP-dependent aldolase; the protein is MIDLRSDTVTKPTGAMRATMAAADVGDDVYGDDPTVNELEARVADVLGKEDAVFVPTGSMSNQIAIKAHTQPGDLVLIDRLAHIIRAEGGAGAVVSGVTMGHLTGVRGIFTVDDVEGAMEPGHRFNPTTLNTPPTLLVAENTNNGGGGAVWPLEQLQGVCAAAKRHGLATHLDGARLWHATAATGVSEREYAAPFDTVNVCFSKGLGAPVGSALVGTKETIARARRFKQMLGGGFRQAGIIAAGALHALEHHRSGLPADVEHARLLAEGLNEMEGVGVEVASVESNIIRFEVNAMPAGEFADACHGAGLHMLPNGDHGMRAIAHRDVGRADVLRALEIMTDVLAGQASDGPKD